The Hypanus sabinus isolate sHypSab1 chromosome 5, sHypSab1.hap1, whole genome shotgun sequence genome has a segment encoding these proteins:
- the slc20a2 gene encoding sodium-dependent phosphate transporter 2 isoform X2 — MWSCQSLPVTSSSAIWQLIASFLKLPISGTHCIVGATIGFSLVSFGAQSVRWIQLVKIVASWFISPLLSGIMSGVLFILIRFFILKKEDPVPNGLRALPLFYAATVGINTFSILYTGAPLLGLHTLPIWAMVLITFGGALLSALVVWLLVCPWMKRKIESKLAQKGLCRISNESLDKSQEEEMPVFKDLPGTKAADESMLPLTTGVSEACAGAPDGHVIAASTGVSNGRAASLTNGGIKSPFSNGTFNFEGHTRSDGHVYHTVHKDSGLYKDLLHRIHLDKITDDRAQPENSYRLLRRNNSYTCYTAAICGMPVQPAFKSSDFVGVEDNEKLVDDVASYSKKRLRYDSYSSYCNAVAEAEIEAEEGGVELKLASELSDPLPPADNVVDEDGEEKEKPQVHLLFHFLQILTACFGSFAHGGNDVSNAIGPLVALWLIYQEGAVLQSASTPIWLLLYGGMGICAGLWVWGRRVIQTLGKDLTPITPSSGFTIELASAFTVVVASNVGLPISTTHCKVGSVVSVGWIRSRKAVDWHLFRNIFLAWFVTVPVSGLFSAAFMALFVYGILPYV, encoded by the exons ATGTGGAGTTGCCAGAGTCTCCCTGTGACTTCAA GTTCTGCAATCTGGCAACTGATTGCTTCATTTTTGAAGCTTCCAATTTCGGGCACACATTGCATTGTCGGAGCCACCATTGGTTTCTCACTTGTTTCATTTGGCGCTCAGAGTGTCCGATGGATCCAGCTCGTCAAGATTG TTGCCTCCTGGTTCATTTCCCCACTTCTGTCTGGGATCATGTCTGGAGTGCTCTTTATCCTAATTCGATTCTTCATCTTGAAAAAG GAAGATCCTGTGCCGAATGGCCTACGTGCACTTCCACTCTTTTATGCTGCTACTGTAGGGATAAATACTTTCTCAATCTTGTACACAGGAGCACCAC TGCTGGGATTACACACACTGCCCATCTGGGCAATGGTGCTCATCACCTTCGGTGGAGCACTGCTGTCTGCACTTGTGGTGTGGCTGTTAGTCTGCCCCTGGATGAAGAGGAAAATAGAAA GTAAACTAGCGCAGAAAGGACTGTGCAGAATATCAAATGAAAGTCTTGATAAAAGCCAAGAAGAGGAAATGCCAGTATTTAAAGATCTGCCTGGCACGAAGGCAGCAGATGAGTCAATGCTGCCTCTCACTACTGGAGTCTCTGAGGCATGTGCTGGTGCCCCAGATGGCCATGTCATTGCTGCATCAACAGGAGTTTCAAATG GTAGAGCTGCATCCCTTACAAATGGCGGCATAAAGTCTCCGTTTTCCAATGGTACATTTAATTTTGAAGGGCATACAAGAAGTGACGGTCACGTATACCACACAGTACACAAGGACTCTGGGCTATACAAAGATCTCCTGCACCGAATTCATTTAGACAAGATCACAGATGATCGGGCACAACCAGAGAACTCCTACAGGCTTCTCCGCCGCAATAACAGCTACACATGCTACACAGCTGCTATCTGTGGTATGCCTGTCCAGCCAGCCTTCAAGTCCTCAGACTTTGTGGGGGTGGAAGACAATGAGAAGCTTGTAGATGATGTGGCCTCCTACTCCAAAAAGCGGCTTCGTTATGACAGTTATTCTAGCTACTGCAATGCGGTAGCTGAAGCAGAGATAGAGGCTGAGGAAGGAGGGGTGGAATTAAAACTGGCCAGTGAGCTGAGTGACCCTCTGCCCCCAGCGGACAACGTGGTGGACGAAGATGGCGAAGAGAAGGAGAAGCCCCAGGttcatctgctctttcatttcctCCAAATTCTTACTGCTTGCTTTGGATCATTTGCACATGGTGGTAACGATGTCAG cAATGCAATTGGTCCTCTAGTTGCTCTGTGGCTGATCTACCAAGAAGGAGCTGTGCTACAGAGTGCCTCCACGCCAATCTGGTTGCTGCTATATGGTGGCATGGGCATCTGTGCTGGCCTCTGGGTCTGGGGCAGGCGAGTCATTCAGACGCTGGGCAAAGATCTCACTCCCATCACCCCTTCTAG CGGGTTCACTATTGAGTTGGCTTCGGCGTTCACAGTTGTGGTTGCTTCCAATGTTGGACTTCCTATCAGTACCACACACTGCAAG